AGCGCGTTGTACCGACGGCCTCGGGATGCTCGTCGAGCAGGCTGCCGAATCGTTCTTCGTCTGGCGTGGCGTACGGCCCGACACGGCGCCGGTGATCGCGATGCTGCGGGCCGGCTGAAGCGCCCGCGCTCGCAAGGCTCAACGTTCCGCCTCGTTCCCGTCCACGCAAGTGCGGCTCCTGTTGAAGTTGCTCGGCCTCGTCGTCGCGCTCGTCATTCTCTACGAGCTCTGGATCTTCGCGCAGGTCTGGTGGTGGTCGACCCACAATCCGCGCAGCACGGCTTTCATGGAGCAGAACTTGAGCGCGTTGCGCGAGAAGGATCCGCGGGCAGTGCTGCAGCACGAGTGGGTGCCGTACAACCGCATCTCCCCGCATCTCAAGCGCGCGGTCATCGCGTCCGAGGATGCGAAGTTCGCCGATCACGAAGGCTTCGATTGGGACGCGATCGAGAAAGCCTACGAGAAGAACCTGCAGAAAGGGCGCATCGTCGCCGGCGGCTCGACCATCTCGCAGCAGCTTGCCAAGAATCTCTTCCTCTCCGGGGAACGCAGCCCCCTGCGCAAG
This is a stretch of genomic DNA from Betaproteobacteria bacterium. It encodes these proteins:
- the mtgA gene encoding monofunctional biosynthetic peptidoglycan transglycosylase — its product is MRLLLKLLGLVVALVILYELWIFAQVWWWSTHNPRSTAFMEQNLSALREKDPRAVLQHEWVPYNRISPHLKRAVIASEDAKFADHEGFDWDAIEKAYEKNLQKGRIVAGGSTISQQLAKNLFLSGERSPLRKGQEAIITLMLERVMSKRRILEIYLNVIEWGNGVFGAEAAARHYFGTSAANVGAGDAAWLAAIVPNPKFYDARRNTPWIQRKTQIIRARMGAAEVP